Genomic DNA from Scylla paramamosain isolate STU-SP2022 chromosome 12, ASM3559412v1, whole genome shotgun sequence:
ATGGAGAGTGaggaaaactggcagagacatctcagaatgccttcatagaagctgttttagcaagagatgagttctagtttagattataagaaaagggcagactgaggatgttcagtgtagaaaagggggacagttgagtgtcaatgaagaagaggggatagttgtctggaaggttgtgttgagttgatagatggaggaattgagttttttgaggcattgaacaataccaagtttgctctgccccaatcagaaattttaaaaaagatcagaattcaggcgttctgtggctcccctgcatgaaatgtttatttcttgaagggttgggtgtctatgaaaagacatggaaaactgcagggtggcatcatcaatgtagaagtggataggacaagaagtttggtttagaaggtcactgatgaataataagagagtgggtgacaggacagaaccctgaggaacaccactgtttatagatttaggagaacagcaatagaatggccagaaaggaaacttgagatgaagttatacagaaggatagaagctgtaggagagtaatttagaaatcaaagctttgtgccagactctatcaaaaccttttgatatgtttaaggcaacagcaaaagtttcaccagaatctctaaaagaggatgaccaagacattgcaaaaaattttaataggtagcatgaagtagtcagaggatggaggaaaggcaagaacaggccctgaattgtccaaggtagagtttttagcaaaggtctgagtgaagaattcagctttagagatagatgtgatagcagtggtgccatctggctgaaataaaagagggaaagaagaagaaacaaagttattggagatgttttggctagatgccagaagtcatgaagggagttagatcttaaaagattttgacaccttctattaatgaaggagtttttggctagttagagaacagacttggcatggtttcgggcagaaatataaagtgcatgagattctggtgatggaagggtgaagtaccttttgtgggctacctctttGTCATGTCTAGCATggagtttggaaggtttaggtcgagaaaaagagtgaggaatgtatgcctccataccagacactatcacctctgttatgcgctcagtgCACAGAGATGGTCTCTGTcatgaaagcagtagtcattccaaggaaaatcagcaaaatacctcctcaggtccccccaaccagcagaggcaaaatgccagaggcacctctgcttagggggatcctgagaagggattagagcgataggacaagatacagatatgagattgtgatcggaggagcccaacggagaagagagttTAGCAGCAttacagaaggattagaggttaggaaaaggtcaagaatgttggacatatctccaagacggtaagaaatacgagtagggtgttgcaccaattgctctaggttatggagcatagcaaagttgaaggctagctcaccaggatggtcagtggaggaagaggaaagccaaaactggtggtgaacattgaagtctccaagaatggaggcctctgtaaaagggaaaagagtcagaatgtgctccactttagaagctAAGTAGTCacagaatttcttatagtaagaggagttaggtgagaggtatacagcatagataaatttggtttcagtgactttgtagtcgtagccagatggtggaaaactcggaagattcaagagcgtgggcacaagagtaggttaagtcactgcgcacataaacgcaacatccagctttggattgaaaatgaggatagagaaagtaggagggaacagttgtcagttgcctcagacacctgtgtttcagtgaggaaaacaaaatgaggtttagtagatgagaggtggtgtttaaaagattgaaaattagatctaagaccacgaatgttgcagaagttaatgaagaaaaagttgaggggaggtATGAAGACACTTATGGTCGATactagaagagcagtccgacctggggacatatgtggtcccctccccagatggggactccgaggccggtgtaggagtcgccatgataaggGAGTTGATAGATGACGGattggagagagaagaaaaaaaaaaacagagagagagagagagagagagagagagagagagagagagagagagagagagagagagagagttaccttaAAATCGTCAGCACTCTCCCGCATGATGAAGGTGACGACGGGCGGGTACAGCCTCAGGGACTCGCTGAACACTTGGTCCAGGTACTTCAGCTGCTGCACGTCCTCGTAGGTGAGTGTAACCTTCCCACTCTCCTGCCACGTGAACATGAAcacacgacaacaacaacattaatagtagtagtagtagtagtagtagaagtagaagtagtagtagtagtagcagtagtagtagtagtagtagtagtagtagtagtagtagtagtagtagtagtaataataataataataataataacaataataacaataataataataataataataataataataataataataataataaaaaataaaaatcaccaccatcaccatcactacctccatcatcatcattatcctttacAAGCGTCAGATTCCTGTATTCCTAAGGAACGCAGTGTATTGCACTAACTACTGCTGCCCGTTAGCACTCCGCAGGCATTGGGCAGAGATGGCCGAGTAGTGTCATTGAAAACCAGCGAGCAAGGACCCCCAGAGATAAGAGAATCTGCCATATCACATTCCGGTATCGTCTCCTCTAAGCTGCAAAATGGTGAATATTGTCAGGTGTCGGGTGCATACTGATGAAGTTGGATGAATGATAGTTTATGTGACAGAAGTACACAACGACAATATTCATCATTACAAGAAGAGTGCCATTAAATATCAGCTATGGATCGTAGTGcgttgttttctattctttatataatacaaaaaaaaaaagttaatttcagcatTCATTCCATAGCTATTGTAAACAGTAATATCTAAAAATTTTGTATAAACATGTTGGAACGGAATAAGAACCGAGGACGTGGCACATTGTGTACTTTGAAGGATTTGATTGCAATATTTTGAACGCTAGGTGTGAAGGGAAGCAAATTTTCTTAGAACTAGtagtgcttttaacattttattttacattattattagtaacagtagtagcaatagtagtagtagtagtagtagtagtagtagtagcagcagtagtatagtagtatagtagtagtagtagtagtagtagtagtagtagtagtagtagtagtagtagtagtagtagtagtagtagcatcattattattattacttatttatacCTACAAATGACACACGAAGGCGCGCCCGAGTTTCGCTGGGGGAAGCAAGGTAAAGCGAATATACTCGCGATTATTGTCTATTTCTTGGGGGAAAGGACCTGTCTTTCGCAGGTATGACGCGACTACTCGTATGTCGGCATACCGTGTGACTAATTTGCATAATTTCCATGTTAATGAGTCCAAAAGTATATCAATaagtaaaaagagtaaaaaagaaaattaataagataaaatacCTCAGCTTAGTTTAACCATTCATTTTGATAGGCTGAGAGACCACCACTACACATAGGTATACTCTGTACTGACCTCAGTAACATTACACGTTGACAAAAATATTGGTTCTTCTATTTCATGTGACATCATATGACTGGAATAGTTTACTTTTTCACACTGCAGTCCCGTACGTGGAATTTGCGCATAAGTTACAGGAAACACTCATGAACTTTATATCAGTGTCATCCTGCAAAATCTAAAACTATACTAAGTTAACAttttatattaatataaaaataatataagtaaTTATTTCATATTATCACTTGGATCAACAACAAAATCTAAATAATTCACAGTATCATTTGGATCAATAGCAAAATCTAaataagatgatgaaaagaatcAAATTAAGTAACGGCACATACCATTAAGACTTTGGTGAACATGATACATGTTATGTCCTGAGCGGTTTTTATTAATCATTGTTCTAACCTGGAGACATTCCTGAACAAATAGAGTAAGAAAATGTCCACCCTAATCCCCAAAGTTAATAGAGAGGACATGCAGAAACCgaacaggaacaagagaagTAATATTGAAAAGTCTGTTGATACAGACTGCTGTAGCTTGGCAGAAAATGGCACAGTGCCACAATAGTAAAAGGACTTTCACGGAGGTCTTTGACCCACGTGATAtcgcgtgcgcacacacacacacacacacacacacacacacacacacacacacacattgcgcGCACAAGACGAATAATGTGTATATTGTATAACAAgtctttttcaatatatatatatatatatatatatatatatatatatatatatatatatatatatatatatatatatatatatatatatatatccctattTGTACATAAATTGCGTAGTCTAAGTTCTTTGATTCCGTAAAAGCTGTGCCccatactttttttcataaagtctGAGCTTATCTAATGAATCCAaattcaattcacacacacacacacacacacacacacacacacacacacagagagagagagagagagagagagagagagagagagagagagagagagagagagagagagagagagagagagtactaagaTAATGTACAAGTAAGCTACTGAAAGATAAGTGTTGAGTATTTCTACACTAAAACAATctcaaacaaaaatatatattatacaaaTATATGTGATTACTTTTGCTCATAAAGACGacaacgatgataatgataatgatgatgatgatgatgatgatagtaataataattgacCCGCCAAGTCGATGAATCTAGCAGGAGGACGAGGTTCAGCGACCAAAGTAACATGACTCCACAGATGAATGAACCCAGCCGAGATAAGACTAGAGTACCATGACACTGTTCCGAGGCCACTTTATTTTAGCACGCACCCGAAAGTACCTTACAACAGACACCACTGAATGGAAGGTACGAGCCACTGTATCTCGTTTCTCTaacaatagataaatgaataaataaaaaaaatataaataaaataaaacaagccaTATGGATCTTCAATATGAATCTTTGGCTCACTGTTCTTAatatcattagtttttttttttttttttttttcaagatacaCCCAATGTTTATTATATCTACAAATTAAAAACGTGTGTATGCAGTACTACTATGTATGATGCAAGTACGAGTAGAAGCCTGTGAGATATTTAAAATTTGACTGTCGAATCTATATATCCGATGAACCTCCCTAAGACATTTATTGGCAAGAAATTCCTTTGTAATTGACATTTCTGCTTTTCATGAAATAAGTATGTGCATACATCATGTAATTTGGAACATTTGTTTTTTCCTATTGGTTGATTCACACTGCCACCGTGACACTCATTGCACATCCATCCCGTGTTGGTTTCCCCACCTACCAATGTTAATCATAAGATGAGTATTCATATAAACATTACTTACCTTGGTGACGTTGCACACCTCCTCGTACAACCGTTGTTGCACTTCGGGATGAGTGGCCAGCAAGTAGGCGGTGTAGGTGAGGGAATTAGCCGTGGTTTCAAATCCGCCCAACATGAACACCCAAGCATTGGCTATGATCTCCTCGTCTGTGAGCAGCTTATGCTTTATCCAGACCTTGTCATCTTCACTGCCCTGATAACGTGACTCTGCTGCCTCTAGCATCAGTTGCAGAACGTCCACGCTCCGGGTGTCAATGTCTTGTCGTCGGACGGCAATCACGCCCTTGAGGTGATCGATAATCATGCGAGTCATGCGACCAGACAGTGCAAGACGATTACTAAAAAAACTCATCAAGCTAGCAAAATAGGGAAAGTACAGCGCCAGTAAAATGGCTGGATTGATGGCGTTTTTAAGGAATTCTCGCACAGCCTTGAACATTTcatccttattttgtttttgctgACACTGTGTCTTCATGGCAAGAGCACATTCGCTGATAACATCCAGCGTCAGTCCCTGGAAGATGGAGTACATCTCCACATTCTCACCATTACTGCTTTTTTCTTCAATAATCTTCATCAGTACGTTGATTTTCTCGTTCATGATGCCCGCCATGTGCTTCATTTTCACCATGGAGAAGGTTGGAGCGAGCACAGAGCGCACATCCTTCCACCGCTGGTCCCGCAGCCCCACCAGAGTGTTCACGACAGGCTGAGCGTTAATCACCAGCTTAGGTCGATTACTAAAGTTGTGGAAATCCTTGATCAAAACGGTCTTGATGAGATCTAAATCAGCCACCACTAGCGTGGGCTTCCAGCCAATATAGTACCCAAAGATTTTCCCGTACTGCTGCAGCCACTGACCAATGACGTCAATAGTCATTTTACCAGACCCCCGCAGAATGTGGTTGCTGCCGTATATGAGGTGAGGAGGAACATACGGGATGCCTATACGGGAAAAGACTGCGTGCTGCTGGCGACGATGATGGACCCAGATGACGGTGTAAGCCAGCACCGCCGCCAAAAGGATCAGCACTAATGTGATCACACCCATAGCTCAGCACTTCCTTCAACAAGAATTACTGGTCTCAGCTGGTCCGATGCGCGGCTCACCTCTCATGTTAGTCTCTTATCTTCATGAGTAGCCTGGACAGTGTTCTTTCATACGGTAGTGTTCTGAAGGCCACTTATACCACTCCTCCCTAAAAatggataaattgataaataaataaaaagaatgacaatgataatgtaaaaataataattattattattatcattatcattattattattattattataaataaataaataaataaataaatacacacacacacacacacacacacacacacacatatatatatatatatatatatatatatatatatatatatatatatatatatatatatatatatatatatatatatatatataacactagTCCAACAGTTATAATGTATAGCAAAGGTATAGAATGATGTAACTTTGCTCTAATAAAGTTCGTAGCTATTTATAATTCTAGACCTTAATACTGTGAATACGTAATTACTAAGTgcagatttattattattattattattagtagtagtagtagtagtagtatcattattattattattattattattattattattattattattactgtatgAAATATAATAGGAGGAGATGCAATGTGCTTTGAATGTTTCACTACATTTCTAACAATCAATGAATGCAATTCTTTTGTAATAGTAAagctaatgttttatttttcttttttttttttttttttgcggtttgATTATAAGGTATAGGAAAATTTTCAATGAAAACAACGTATAATCTTatcatgcaacacacacacacacacacacacacacacacacacgagagagagagagagagagagagagagagagagagagagagagagagagagagagagagagagagagagagagagagagagagagagagagagagagagagagagagagagagagagagagagaatgttgaatAAATGCACTTGAAAGAGAAACAGAtcataaacaagataaaatgaaagaacCTAAGTTATGATCACAAGAACgtacggagggagagagagagagagagagagagagagagagagagagagagagagagagagagagagagagagagagagagagagagagaatcatatagTGTTTCGGGTTAAGAGGGTTCAGGAGATAATGGTAAATATAAAATCAGctacgtgaacacacacacacacacacacgtacatacgcaTATACGATTTATGTGCACGTATACATGTTTGAAATTGATTGATAAGAGGTCCAGACCTAAAGTCAAAATATCAAGATAAGTACATTATTGTCAAGGAAATGCTTTTCTCAAAATAGCcaaataaatcagaaaaaaaaaaatatataaataccaTAATACTAT
This window encodes:
- the LOC135105928 gene encoding cytochrome P450 3A24-like, producing MGVITLVLILLAAVLAYTVIWVHHRRQQHAVFSRIGIPYVPPHLIYGSNHILRGSGKMTIDVIGQWLQQYGKIFGYYIGWKPTLVVADLDLIKTVLIKDFHNFSNRPKLVINAQPVVNTLVGLRDQRWKDVRSVLAPTFSMVKMKHMAGIMNEKINVLMKIIEEKSSNGENVEMYSIFQGLTLDVISECALAMKTQCQQKQNKDEMFKAVREFLKNAINPAILLALYFPYFASLMSFFSNRLALSGRMTRMIIDHLKGVIAVRRQDIDTRSVDVLQLMLEAAESRYQGSEDDKVWIKHKLLTDEEIIANAWVFMLGGFETTANSLTYTAYLLATHPEVQQRLYEEVCNVTKESGKVTLTYEDVQQLKYLDQVFSESLRLYPPVVTFIMRESADDFKLGDYLIPKDLSILVPIWQIHHDPEYWPDPHTFDPERFSMDNKAMKTQHPMCYLPFGAGPRNCPGMRFAQLEAKLTLARIVKTFRLEVCEDTPQPLTFIIPTVAINPAKKVFLRAVPRCSNQQ